A genomic segment from Streptosporangium roseum DSM 43021 encodes:
- a CDS encoding AfsR/SARP family transcriptional regulator: MRQQRVMATLLLESNRIIPVSRLVQATWGEAAPATAHHQIRKMVADLRNRLGGGGQSIVTDGPGYRLVVEEDQLDLSLFDIRTRRAGEAEKSGLPVNAMTELQEALDLWTGQALSGIDGPVIRAAAELLDERRVAVTERLMDLRLTHGHARDLISDLRALVSEHPLRETLWTQLILALYRSNRHAEALRTYEDVRCLLADELGVDPGIELMKLHELILRNDPTLDCPSRRTKSGIGVPVMVRPCALPYDVPDFTGREAELQRLTSMVAENADRTALIVTIDGMAGIGKTAFAVHAAHKLARLFPDGQLFVDFNGFTPGRKPIPVAEAIATLLSTLGVPDGEIPHDLQGRIAMWRMRTAGRRLLLLLDNTADAAQVLPLLPGMPGCVTLITSRAPLSGVDGAVLQSLELLTPDESRALLERVVGTMRLATERETVTTLIEMCGRLPLALRIVAARLNNRPQWSVAHMVDRLGNERRRLSELVVGDRSVHAAIAHSYGSLRPDQQRLFRLLGLHPGHDYDAYAAAALAGIPVDEAESLLEGLLDSRLLVQREVGRYNYHNLVLSYARDAASSHETEHTGTRAIHRLLDYYLHTAEAAANLLDLGRRQVALCLSCPPSHVPPLADGKASLRWFDTERHNLRMAVEEAQRQGLHGHCYHLPHMMAHYLQLRGCSDDQLTLLKTAFDAAAQLNDHHAQGRTLLNLAVSDWFYGRFSEALDRAVQALAVAEKLGDADFQGACLSRIGIFHAALGRYEEALHHYKCALDIHEGHGNWSEVSMTLVSTSSTKATLGLFDDAHRDACRAVSIDRRSGYRNGEVMGLLAMSTAQAGMNDLEGAASSLNTAYELVHTDEMPGYEAAVLVQQGHLHRRLGQLDEATAAGRRAMEILGTTRRSVTAIRGQNLLGSIDCDRGDYILAFERHRYAQRLALRSGHRLETARALDGIARALAGLGQCEAARTVWREALDHFEEMGTHEVFAVRRRLARQVSSVPAPHP; this comes from the coding sequence ATGCGCCAGCAACGTGTCATGGCCACGCTACTGCTGGAATCGAACAGGATCATTCCCGTCTCCCGCCTGGTCCAGGCGACCTGGGGGGAGGCGGCCCCCGCTACAGCGCACCATCAGATCCGGAAAATGGTCGCCGATCTACGCAATCGCCTGGGCGGTGGCGGGCAGAGCATCGTGACGGACGGCCCCGGCTATCGCCTGGTGGTCGAAGAGGACCAGTTGGATCTGAGCCTTTTCGATATCCGTACACGGCGAGCCGGCGAGGCCGAGAAGTCCGGACTACCCGTCAATGCGATGACGGAGCTGCAGGAAGCGCTCGACCTGTGGACGGGGCAGGCGCTGAGCGGAATCGACGGCCCGGTGATCCGGGCGGCTGCCGAGTTGCTCGACGAACGCCGGGTCGCTGTGACGGAGCGGCTGATGGATCTCCGTCTTACCCATGGTCACGCGCGTGATCTGATTTCCGACCTGCGTGCCCTGGTGTCCGAGCATCCATTACGGGAAACGCTGTGGACCCAGCTGATATTGGCCCTGTACCGGTCGAACCGTCATGCTGAGGCTCTGCGGACCTACGAAGACGTCCGCTGCCTCCTGGCCGACGAGCTCGGGGTCGATCCGGGGATCGAGTTGATGAAGTTGCATGAGCTGATCCTCAGAAACGATCCGACGCTGGATTGCCCGTCCCGCCGGACGAAGAGCGGCATCGGCGTTCCCGTGATGGTCAGACCTTGCGCCCTGCCGTACGACGTTCCCGACTTCACAGGTAGGGAGGCCGAGCTCCAAAGGCTGACGAGTATGGTGGCCGAGAACGCCGATCGGACGGCACTGATCGTCACCATCGACGGGATGGCGGGTATCGGCAAGACCGCATTCGCGGTCCACGCCGCCCACAAGCTCGCTCGGCTCTTCCCCGACGGCCAGCTCTTCGTGGACTTCAACGGCTTCACACCGGGTCGGAAACCCATCCCGGTGGCCGAGGCGATCGCCACCCTGCTCTCCACCCTGGGAGTTCCGGACGGCGAGATACCGCATGACCTGCAAGGCAGGATCGCGATGTGGCGCATGAGGACGGCCGGCCGGCGCCTGTTACTCCTGCTCGACAACACGGCGGACGCGGCTCAGGTGCTTCCGCTCCTGCCCGGCATGCCGGGGTGCGTGACGCTGATCACCAGCCGTGCGCCCCTGTCCGGAGTGGATGGCGCGGTTCTCCAGTCTCTGGAGCTTCTCACCCCGGACGAGAGCCGTGCGCTCCTGGAGCGCGTAGTCGGGACGATGCGGCTGGCCACCGAGAGAGAGACCGTAACGACGCTGATAGAGATGTGCGGGCGCCTGCCCCTTGCCCTGCGTATCGTCGCCGCCCGGCTCAACAACCGTCCACAGTGGAGTGTCGCCCACATGGTCGACCGCCTGGGGAACGAACGGCGGCGGCTGAGCGAGCTGGTTGTGGGGGACCGGAGCGTCCACGCGGCGATCGCGCATTCCTACGGTTCGCTGAGGCCGGATCAGCAACGGCTCTTCCGCCTGTTGGGGCTGCACCCCGGGCATGACTACGACGCCTATGCCGCTGCGGCGCTGGCGGGGATACCTGTCGACGAGGCGGAGTCGTTACTCGAGGGTCTACTCGACTCCAGGCTTCTGGTCCAACGCGAGGTCGGTCGCTACAACTACCACAACCTGGTCCTGAGTTATGCCCGCGACGCCGCATCCTCCCACGAAACCGAGCACACCGGCACGCGTGCGATCCATCGCCTCCTCGACTACTACCTGCATACGGCGGAGGCGGCCGCGAACCTCCTGGATCTCGGCCGCCGGCAGGTAGCGCTCTGCCTGAGCTGCCCTCCGTCGCATGTTCCGCCCTTGGCCGACGGGAAAGCATCCCTGCGGTGGTTCGACACCGAGCGCCACAACCTCCGCATGGCGGTGGAAGAGGCCCAGCGCCAGGGCCTGCATGGTCACTGCTACCACCTGCCTCATATGATGGCGCACTACCTCCAGCTCAGGGGGTGTTCCGACGATCAGCTGACTCTCCTGAAGACGGCTTTCGACGCCGCCGCCCAGCTCAATGATCACCATGCCCAGGGGCGCACTCTGCTCAACCTCGCCGTGTCGGACTGGTTCTACGGCAGGTTCAGCGAGGCTCTCGACAGGGCTGTTCAGGCCCTGGCCGTGGCCGAGAAGCTGGGAGATGCGGATTTCCAGGGTGCCTGCCTGAGCCGGATCGGTATCTTCCACGCGGCCTTGGGACGCTACGAGGAGGCCCTGCACCACTACAAATGCGCGCTGGACATCCACGAAGGTCATGGGAACTGGAGCGAGGTGAGCATGACGCTGGTGAGCACGAGCTCGACCAAGGCAACGCTCGGGCTCTTCGATGACGCGCATCGTGACGCCTGTCGCGCGGTCTCCATCGATCGGCGTTCCGGCTACCGGAACGGAGAAGTCATGGGGCTGCTCGCCATGTCAACCGCCCAAGCGGGTATGAACGATCTCGAAGGAGCGGCCTCGTCCCTGAACACCGCGTACGAGCTCGTGCACACGGACGAGATGCCCGGTTACGAGGCCGCCGTTCTCGTGCAGCAGGGCCACCTGCATCGACGCCTCGGGCAACTGGACGAGGCTACGGCGGCCGGCCGGCGCGCCATGGAAATCCTCGGCACGACCCGGCGCTCCGTCACCGCCATTCGCGGGCAGAACCTCCTCGGTTCGATCGACTGTGATCGTGGTGACTACATCCTCGCTTTCGAACGGCACAGGTACGCCCAGCGGCTCGCTCTGCGCTCGGGCCATCGCCTCGAGACCGCGCGTGCGCTCGACGGGATCGCTCGGGCCTTGGCCGGGCTGGGCCAGTGTGAGGCGGCGAGGACGGTGTGGCGAGAAGCCCTCGATCACTTCGAGGAGATGGGGACGCACGAGGTGTTCGCGGTGCGCAGGAGGCTGGCCCGACAGGTGAGCAGCGTACCCGCGCCGCATCCGTAG
- a CDS encoding alpha-amylase produces MERTRPPLGRRIRNVLFAVAIAACGVTPMTVTVATPLVNAAATLNNSEVTASLWEWNWTSVSAACTDHLGPAGFGAVQVAPPQESVSLPNSKDGVHPWYEVYQPVSYKLESRFGNRRQFADMVTACHNAGVRVYVDAVVNHMAGTDNPGGVTGYAGTSFTGYGYPAVPYGHGDFHHPGDNCPTGGGIDDWNNESQVTSCELLALSDLYTEKEEVRTKIAGYLNDLIGLGVDGFRVDAVKHMKKPDFAAILGKLNNTVAENKRPYIAQEIFDGAGNDALKARAFIGNGDVLDFAYAKGVKAQFQGSISNLGSIGSWNLDAPSANVFAMVTNHDLERDGVVLSYKNGNDYKLANYFVLAYPHGKPSVYDSFTWSDRNQSPPADGSGFVTDTTCGSSWNCLTRSTGIKGMVGWANAARSVKSVSDFKAVNSNVIGFHRGDRAWIGINDSGSDSTAEFTTGLADGDYCDVISGAATTTGCTGTEVTVSGGRATVKIPANDAVAIHVNARADTTRIATTFDVTASPAAVTGAR; encoded by the coding sequence ATGGAACGAACGAGACCGCCTTTGGGCCGCAGGATCCGTAATGTCCTCTTCGCCGTCGCGATCGCCGCGTGCGGTGTCACCCCGATGACCGTCACGGTCGCCACGCCTCTCGTGAACGCCGCAGCCACGCTGAACAACAGCGAGGTGACGGCCAGCCTGTGGGAGTGGAACTGGACGTCCGTCTCGGCTGCCTGTACCGATCATCTTGGCCCCGCCGGGTTCGGCGCGGTCCAGGTCGCGCCGCCGCAGGAGTCGGTCAGCCTCCCCAACAGCAAAGACGGGGTGCACCCGTGGTACGAGGTGTACCAGCCGGTCTCCTACAAGCTCGAAAGCCGGTTCGGTAACCGCCGGCAGTTCGCCGACATGGTCACCGCGTGCCACAACGCGGGTGTCCGCGTGTACGTGGACGCGGTCGTGAACCACATGGCGGGCACGGACAACCCCGGCGGCGTAACCGGCTACGCCGGAACGTCCTTCACCGGTTACGGCTACCCGGCCGTCCCGTACGGGCACGGCGACTTCCACCACCCGGGCGACAACTGCCCGACCGGCGGCGGGATCGACGACTGGAACAACGAGTCCCAGGTGACGAGCTGTGAGCTGCTGGCGCTGTCGGACCTGTACACCGAGAAGGAGGAGGTCCGCACCAAGATCGCCGGGTACCTGAACGACCTGATCGGGCTCGGCGTGGACGGCTTCCGCGTCGACGCGGTCAAGCACATGAAGAAGCCCGACTTCGCGGCGATCCTCGGCAAGCTGAACAACACCGTCGCGGAGAACAAGCGCCCGTACATCGCCCAGGAGATCTTCGACGGGGCCGGCAACGACGCCCTGAAGGCGCGGGCGTTCATCGGCAACGGCGACGTCCTGGACTTCGCCTACGCCAAGGGCGTCAAGGCCCAGTTCCAGGGTTCGATCTCCAACCTCGGGAGCATCGGGAGCTGGAACCTGGACGCGCCCAGCGCCAACGTCTTCGCCATGGTCACCAACCACGACCTGGAGCGCGACGGAGTCGTGCTGTCCTACAAGAACGGCAACGACTACAAGCTCGCCAACTACTTCGTGCTGGCCTACCCGCACGGCAAGCCGTCGGTCTACGACAGCTTCACCTGGTCCGACCGCAACCAGTCCCCGCCGGCCGACGGCAGCGGGTTCGTCACCGACACCACCTGCGGGAGCAGCTGGAACTGCCTGACCCGGTCCACCGGGATCAAGGGCATGGTCGGCTGGGCCAACGCCGCCAGGTCCGTCAAGTCCGTCTCGGACTTCAAGGCCGTCAACAGCAACGTGATCGGCTTCCACCGCGGTGACCGCGCCTGGATCGGCATCAACGACTCCGGCAGCGACAGCACCGCCGAGTTCACGACCGGCCTGGCCGACGGCGACTACTGCGACGTCATCTCCGGCGCCGCCACCACCACCGGCTGCACCGGCACCGAGGTCACCGTGTCCGGCGGCAGGGCCACCGTCAAGATCCCCGCCAACGACGCGGTCGCCATCCACGTCAACGCCAGGGCGGACACCACCAGGATCGCGACGACCTTCGACGTCACCGCCTCCCCGGCGGCGGTCACCGGAGCACGCTGA
- a CDS encoding PucR family transcriptional regulator, which produces MLILAGCPVHELLERQATSLARQLVHVFVEEIPIYRRLPREELDGDITRITEHNLRMICEMFRHGRPPSSAELAPLRDSAARRAQERVPLEALLAAYHLGTRWVWDRLITTATPADFAAVVDMNRLVLLYSEVVTSAVCTAYLSEREGMLSQEQHAMHAAVSALLGGDHTALAAVRLAPGYLVMAIAVGAHPDEKQDEPGGSIAARRKLARIRAAVQRYASEQVLFVLDATGGLVLLPCSGEVPIVTEVVEAMSGAAGVPIWAATEQATPAEVSAAAGVAEEVLEVARIFGRPPGAYLLADVLLEYQLTRPSRATARLAGLLDPLLDNPDLLRTLKAYLETGLDRRRTAELLHVHPNTVDYRLRRAVSLTGLDPADPAQLQQIGAALAARRLTPR; this is translated from the coding sequence GTGCTCATCCTGGCTGGATGTCCCGTGCACGAGCTGCTGGAGCGCCAGGCGACCAGCCTGGCCAGGCAGCTCGTGCACGTCTTCGTCGAGGAGATCCCCATCTACCGGCGACTGCCCAGGGAGGAGCTCGACGGCGACATCACCAGGATCACCGAGCACAACCTGCGGATGATCTGCGAGATGTTCCGCCACGGGCGCCCGCCCTCCTCCGCCGAGCTGGCCCCGCTACGCGACTCGGCCGCGCGCCGCGCCCAGGAACGGGTACCGCTCGAAGCCCTGCTGGCGGCCTACCACCTGGGCACCCGCTGGGTCTGGGACCGCCTGATCACCACCGCCACGCCGGCCGACTTCGCGGCGGTGGTCGACATGAACCGCCTCGTCCTGCTCTACAGCGAGGTGGTGACCTCCGCTGTATGCACCGCCTACCTGAGCGAGCGCGAGGGCATGCTCAGCCAGGAGCAGCACGCCATGCACGCCGCCGTATCCGCGCTGCTCGGCGGCGATCACACGGCCCTGGCGGCGGTACGGCTGGCGCCCGGCTACCTGGTCATGGCGATCGCGGTGGGTGCGCACCCCGACGAGAAGCAGGACGAGCCCGGCGGATCGATCGCCGCCCGGCGCAAGCTGGCCAGGATCAGGGCCGCCGTGCAGCGTTACGCCTCCGAGCAGGTCCTGTTCGTGCTCGACGCGACGGGCGGCCTCGTGCTGCTGCCCTGCAGCGGCGAGGTGCCGATCGTGACCGAGGTCGTCGAGGCGATGTCCGGGGCGGCGGGGGTGCCGATCTGGGCGGCGACCGAGCAGGCGACGCCCGCCGAGGTCTCGGCCGCCGCAGGAGTGGCCGAGGAGGTCCTGGAGGTGGCGCGGATCTTCGGGCGCCCGCCGGGCGCCTACCTGCTGGCCGACGTGCTGCTGGAGTACCAGCTCACCCGGCCGAGCAGGGCCACCGCCAGGCTCGCGGGTCTGCTCGACCCCCTGCTGGACAACCCCGACCTGCTCAGGACGCTCAAGGCCTACCTGGAGACCGGGCTCGACCGCCGCCGCACGGCCGAGCTGTTGCACGTGCACCCGAACACCGTCGACTACCGGTTGCGGCGGGCGGTGAGCTTGACCGGCCTCGACCCGGCCGACCCGGCGCAGCTCCAGCAGATCGGAGCCGCGCTGGCGGCCAGGAGGCTCACGCCCCGCTGA
- a CDS encoding peptidylprolyl isomerase — protein MSDRALSRLAARAAIAAAVTGSLVAFGALPASAGTDAAGDRPPRTTKGPCHYTETPDEPAVRKVPLPPDPRRTPTRRVSAVLETNHGDIGLTLDPAKAPCTVQSFVHLIRHKFYDVTSCHRMTAHDRLKVLQCGDPSFTGEGGPGYRYKDELPTDLPPWPGTPTGERRTYARGVLAMANAGPDTNGSQFFLVYADSGLPPNYTIFGTVDAAGLAVLDRIAAGGIQPAPGGPTPPVDGKPVLPVTIEDARICH, from the coding sequence ATGTCTGACAGAGCGTTGTCACGTCTCGCGGCACGCGCCGCGATAGCCGCAGCGGTGACGGGCTCGCTGGTCGCGTTCGGAGCGCTGCCCGCTTCGGCGGGCACGGACGCGGCCGGAGACAGGCCGCCGAGGACGACGAAGGGCCCGTGCCACTACACCGAGACTCCGGACGAGCCGGCCGTACGCAAGGTGCCGCTGCCGCCGGACCCGCGCCGTACTCCCACCCGGCGGGTCTCCGCGGTCCTTGAGACCAACCACGGTGACATCGGGCTCACCCTCGACCCGGCCAAGGCGCCGTGCACGGTGCAGAGCTTCGTGCACCTGATCCGGCACAAGTTCTACGACGTCACCTCGTGCCACCGGATGACCGCCCACGACCGGCTGAAGGTGCTGCAGTGCGGCGATCCCAGTTTCACCGGCGAGGGCGGACCGGGTTACCGGTACAAGGATGAGCTGCCCACCGACCTGCCGCCGTGGCCGGGCACCCCCACCGGGGAACGGAGGACGTACGCGCGCGGGGTACTGGCCATGGCCAACGCCGGACCGGACACCAACGGCAGCCAGTTCTTCCTGGTCTACGCCGACTCCGGGCTGCCGCCCAACTACACGATCTTCGGGACGGTCGACGCCGCGGGACTCGCCGTCTTGGACCGCATCGCCGCCGGTGGCATCCAGCCCGCTCCGGGAGGCCCGACACCACCGGTGGACGGCAAGCCCGTCCTCCCGGTCACCATCGAGGACGCCCGGATCTGCCATTAG
- a CDS encoding bile acid:sodium symporter family protein gives MRGRAASPTRSAAPSAADPSRGAPPMALAGTLLPIALAIIMFGLGLSLTISDFRRVVVYPKATVVALGCQILLLPAICFGLVIAFDLPAALAVGMMLLAASPGGTTANLYSHLFGGDVALNVTLTAINSVLAVVTLPLVTNLSLSYFDGGSGTLGLQFDKTLQVMAIVLVPVAAGMAVRAMAPRFAERMNTPVKIASAVILALVIAGALLQELDNLGGYIQSVGLITLAFSVISLTIGYWAPRLAGVRRDQAVASCMEIGIHNGALSIAVALSLLNSTQMAIPAATYGVLMFFTAAGAGFLLRSRTAEPILSEGSSV, from the coding sequence GTGCGGGGACGGGCGGCATCACCTACGAGGTCAGCGGCCCCTTCCGCCGCTGACCCCTCCCGAGGAGCACCCCCCATGGCCCTTGCCGGAACCCTCCTGCCCATCGCACTGGCGATCATCATGTTCGGCCTCGGGCTGAGCCTGACGATCTCCGACTTCCGCCGCGTCGTCGTCTATCCGAAAGCCACCGTCGTGGCGCTCGGCTGCCAGATCCTGCTGCTGCCGGCGATCTGCTTCGGCCTGGTGATCGCCTTCGACCTGCCGGCCGCCCTCGCCGTCGGCATGATGCTGCTGGCCGCCTCGCCCGGCGGCACGACCGCCAACCTCTACAGCCACCTGTTCGGCGGTGACGTCGCGCTCAACGTGACGCTGACCGCGATCAACTCGGTGCTGGCCGTGGTGACGTTGCCACTGGTGACCAACCTGTCGCTGTCCTACTTCGACGGCGGCTCGGGCACGCTCGGCCTGCAGTTCGACAAGACCCTGCAGGTGATGGCGATCGTGCTGGTGCCGGTCGCCGCCGGCATGGCGGTCCGTGCCATGGCGCCGCGGTTCGCCGAACGGATGAACACGCCCGTGAAGATCGCGTCGGCGGTCATCCTGGCGCTGGTGATCGCCGGCGCGCTGCTCCAGGAACTCGACAACCTCGGCGGCTACATCCAGTCGGTGGGCCTGATCACGCTGGCGTTCAGCGTGATCAGCCTGACCATCGGTTACTGGGCGCCGCGCCTGGCCGGGGTACGGCGCGACCAGGCCGTCGCCTCCTGCATGGAGATCGGGATCCACAACGGCGCGCTGTCGATCGCGGTGGCGCTCTCCCTGCTGAACAGCACCCAGATGGCCATCCCGGCCGCCACCTACGGCGTGCTGATGTTCTTCACCGCGGCAGGAGCCGGGTTCCTGCTCAGATCTCGTACGGCAGAGCCGATCCTTTCCGAAGGGAGTTCAGTGTGA
- a CDS encoding alkaline phosphatase PhoX, translating into MQRRTFIVSLSAVALSGTLWQNAALASSVVAGESPYGPLGEPDANGVALPAGFSSRVVARSGHSVGGTLWHPAPDGGACFADGTGWIYVSNSEVPLVGGASAIKFGADGSIERAYRILSGTNLNCAGGRTPWNTWLSCEEIFRGKVYETDPYGARGAQQRPAMGKFKHEAAACDPDHRVVYLTEDEDDGCFYRFVPNVWGELSSGRLEVFCTDNLWRAVPDPAPGVFQKQTRHQVSAARHFDGGEGCHYADGVCYFTAKGDRTVWAYDTGRQTITAIYDSTGTLTGIDNITGTQGGDLYVAEDGGNMEINIITPGRVVAPVLRLDGQSESEITGPAFSPDGTRLYFSSQRGTSGERAGTGGITYEVSGPFRR; encoded by the coding sequence ATGCAACGCCGCACCTTCATCGTGTCCCTCTCCGCCGTCGCTCTGTCCGGCACGCTGTGGCAGAACGCCGCGCTCGCCTCCTCGGTGGTCGCGGGAGAGAGCCCGTACGGCCCGCTCGGCGAGCCCGACGCCAACGGCGTCGCGCTGCCTGCCGGGTTCAGCAGCAGGGTGGTGGCCAGGTCGGGCCACTCCGTCGGCGGCACCCTCTGGCATCCGGCCCCGGACGGCGGCGCCTGCTTCGCCGACGGCACCGGCTGGATCTACGTCTCCAACTCCGAGGTCCCGCTGGTGGGGGGCGCTTCGGCGATCAAGTTCGGGGCCGATGGCTCGATCGAGCGGGCCTACCGGATCCTGTCGGGCACCAACCTCAACTGCGCGGGCGGGCGCACGCCATGGAACACCTGGCTCTCGTGTGAGGAGATCTTCCGCGGCAAGGTCTACGAGACCGATCCGTACGGCGCGCGCGGCGCCCAGCAGCGTCCGGCGATGGGCAAGTTCAAACACGAGGCCGCCGCCTGCGACCCCGATCACCGGGTCGTCTACCTGACCGAGGACGAGGATGACGGCTGCTTCTACCGCTTCGTTCCGAACGTCTGGGGCGAGCTGTCCAGCGGCCGTCTCGAGGTCTTCTGCACCGACAACCTCTGGCGGGCGGTACCCGACCCGGCGCCCGGCGTCTTCCAGAAGCAGACCAGGCACCAGGTGAGCGCGGCCCGGCACTTCGACGGCGGCGAGGGCTGCCACTACGCGGACGGCGTCTGCTACTTCACCGCCAAGGGCGACCGCACGGTGTGGGCCTACGACACCGGCCGCCAGACAATAACCGCGATCTATGACAGCACCGGCACGCTCACCGGCATCGACAACATCACCGGCACCCAGGGCGGTGACCTCTACGTCGCCGAGGACGGCGGCAACATGGAGATCAACATCATCACCCCGGGCCGGGTGGTCGCGCCGGTCCTGCGGCTTGACGGCCAGAGCGAGTCCGAGATCACCGGCCCCGCCTTCTCCCCCGACGGCACCCGCCTGTACTTCTCCTCCCAGCGCGGCACCAGCGGCGAGCGTGCGGGGACGGGCGGCATCACCTACGAGGTCAGCGGCCCCTTCCGCCGCTGA
- a CDS encoding SGNH/GDSL hydrolase family protein: MIRSVIAAIVLAVAIAPPAQASAGEVYVALGDSAASGPLVPDQVVPDLGCWRSNRNYAHLTAGAIGAATFRDVTCSGADTGDMYSAQGTDLGSVPPQLDALSQDTTLVTVQIGANDVGLTGFIEDCLNLLPPPVGDACNDDYTENGQDAWRIKTDALRPKLTALVADIRTRAPRARIFVVGYGTYAPPNGCYPRVPIIKQDANYIRATLQYFNRALAEQAAAAGVAFIDLQTPSTGHDPCTSAGTRWIEPYVPASPATPFHPNARGMRGFADAVITAVSGA; encoded by the coding sequence GTGATCCGATCAGTGATCGCCGCAATCGTCCTGGCGGTCGCCATCGCCCCGCCCGCCCAAGCCTCGGCCGGTGAGGTGTATGTGGCCCTGGGTGACTCGGCCGCCTCCGGGCCGCTGGTGCCCGACCAGGTGGTACCCGACCTCGGGTGCTGGCGCTCCAACCGCAACTACGCCCACCTCACCGCGGGGGCCATCGGAGCCGCCACGTTCCGCGACGTCACCTGCTCGGGCGCCGACACCGGGGACATGTACAGCGCGCAGGGCACCGACCTCGGCTCGGTGCCACCGCAGCTGGACGCACTCAGCCAGGACACCACGCTGGTCACCGTACAGATCGGCGCCAACGACGTGGGGCTGACCGGCTTCATCGAGGACTGCCTGAACCTGCTGCCGCCGCCCGTCGGCGACGCCTGCAACGACGACTACACGGAGAACGGGCAGGACGCCTGGCGGATCAAGACCGACGCGCTGCGTCCGAAGCTGACAGCCCTGGTCGCCGACATCCGTACCCGCGCGCCGCGGGCCAGGATCTTCGTGGTGGGCTACGGGACCTACGCCCCGCCCAACGGCTGCTACCCGCGGGTGCCGATCATCAAGCAGGACGCCAACTACATCCGCGCGACCTTGCAGTACTTCAACCGGGCACTCGCGGAGCAGGCGGCGGCGGCGGGCGTCGCCTTCATCGACCTGCAGACGCCGAGCACGGGTCACGACCCGTGCACCTCGGCGGGGACGCGGTGGATCGAGCCCTACGTCCCGGCTTCGCCGGCGACGCCTTTCCACCCCAACGCGCGTGGGATGCGCGGCTTCGCGGACGCGGTGATCACCGCCGTCAGCGGGGCGTGA